Proteins from a single region of Effusibacillus lacus:
- a CDS encoding shikimate dehydrogenase has protein sequence MDTFGFLVHPEDTADVAKKFPSLQNWSPAVLERLMRFGPPIFCGHSAGIRSDHNEVEGVFVATTLTARQMLELPLQTVLRKIIRAGRRAERAGAKILGLGAFTSVVGDAGITIAKNLRIPVTTGNSLTVATAIQATRQAAVLMDIEPSRAHLAVIGATGSIGAICARMLAPHVGKLTLVARDEAKLEQLASYIMSESGKTVNVSTDPRHTVRKAELVVTVTGSADTVLYPEDLRPGSVVCDVARPRDVAKTVALQRPDVLVIEGGLVEVPGEYESKFRFGLPKGVVFACMAETMILALEKRYECFTLGRNIRVEQVRQIDELARKHGFKLAGFRSFGKQLTPEMIREIRKVSAPTGSKKGKAVKAKRS, from the coding sequence ATGGACACATTTGGATTTCTTGTGCATCCGGAAGACACTGCGGATGTTGCCAAAAAGTTTCCTTCGTTGCAAAATTGGTCTCCTGCCGTTCTGGAACGATTGATGAGGTTTGGCCCGCCGATTTTTTGCGGACACTCGGCAGGTATCCGGTCGGACCACAATGAAGTGGAGGGGGTTTTCGTCGCGACCACGTTGACAGCCAGACAGATGTTGGAATTGCCGCTGCAGACGGTTCTGCGCAAGATCATCCGGGCAGGCCGCCGGGCGGAACGGGCAGGTGCGAAAATCCTCGGGCTTGGTGCCTTTACATCGGTGGTGGGAGACGCTGGGATTACCATTGCCAAGAATTTGCGGATTCCCGTTACTACCGGCAACAGCCTGACGGTGGCAACTGCCATCCAGGCCACGCGGCAAGCGGCAGTACTGATGGATATTGAACCGTCGAGAGCCCATTTGGCGGTCATTGGCGCAACCGGATCGATTGGCGCCATCTGCGCGAGGATGCTGGCCCCACATGTGGGGAAACTGACACTGGTTGCCAGGGATGAAGCCAAGTTGGAGCAGTTGGCCTCTTACATCATGAGCGAATCGGGCAAAACGGTGAATGTCTCGACAGATCCACGCCATACCGTACGAAAAGCGGAGCTGGTCGTGACCGTTACAGGCAGCGCCGATACGGTCCTGTATCCGGAGGATCTGCGCCCGGGTTCCGTCGTGTGTGATGTGGCCCGCCCCCGCGACGTGGCCAAGACAGTGGCGTTGCAGCGGCCGGACGTCTTGGTGATTGAAGGCGGCCTGGTAGAGGTGCCGGGAGAGTATGAGTCGAAGTTCCGGTTCGGGCTGCCCAAGGGGGTTGTTTTTGCCTGTATGGCAGAAACGATGATCCTCGCTCTCGAGAAACGATATGAATGCTTTACCCTTGGCCGCAACATTCGTGTGGAGCAGGTGCGGCAAATCGATGAACTGGCAAGAAAACACGGATTCAAACTGGCCGGGTTCCGTTCATTTGGCAAGCAACTGACGCCCGAAATGATTCGCGAGATCCGTAAAGTTTCGGCCCCCACCGGTTCGAAGAAGGGAAAGGCCGTCAAAGCCAAGCGCTCTTAA
- a CDS encoding aspartate aminotransferase family protein produces the protein MTKSEQVLAKYESFVNPGLARLLRFMGLTGVEREAEGCFVTDWNGKQMIDCVGGYGTFAFGHRHPRIVRAVEEQLQKMPLSSKIMLCEPMADLAERLARVTPGDLTYTFVCNSGAEAVEGAIKLARIATGKPKIISMINSFHGKTLGSLSASGKELYRQPFEPLLQGFVHVPFGDLDRLEAAIGQDAAAVLLEPIQGEAGIIVPPQGYLREVRELCDRKGVLLIADEVQTGMGRTGHFFACESEGVVPDIMCLAKALGGGVMPIGAFIARPHLYDAYKDAPLLHTSTFGGNPLACAAANAALDVLVEERLHEEAAAKGVSFMSRLHMLAEQYPGTVAEVRGRGLMIGIEFSSEEIGGLVMADLIENGVLTAFALNNLRVTRLEPPLTISSQELDLVVDALDKALEGGAACAVS, from the coding sequence ATGACCAAAAGCGAACAGGTTCTGGCCAAATATGAATCATTCGTCAATCCGGGACTGGCGAGACTGCTTCGGTTCATGGGGCTGACGGGAGTGGAGCGGGAAGCGGAAGGATGCTTTGTAACCGATTGGAACGGCAAACAGATGATTGACTGTGTGGGGGGATACGGGACTTTTGCGTTTGGACACAGGCATCCACGGATTGTCCGGGCAGTGGAGGAGCAGCTGCAGAAGATGCCCCTTTCCAGCAAAATCATGCTGTGTGAACCGATGGCCGATCTGGCGGAACGGTTGGCACGGGTTACGCCGGGAGACCTCACCTACACATTTGTTTGCAATTCAGGTGCGGAAGCGGTGGAGGGAGCCATCAAACTGGCCCGAATTGCCACGGGAAAGCCAAAGATTATCTCCATGATCAATTCGTTCCATGGGAAAACCCTGGGTTCTTTGTCCGCGTCCGGAAAGGAATTGTACCGGCAGCCCTTTGAACCCCTCCTGCAAGGGTTTGTCCATGTTCCTTTCGGTGACTTGGACCGTTTGGAAGCGGCCATTGGCCAGGATGCGGCGGCGGTCCTGCTGGAACCGATCCAGGGAGAAGCGGGGATTATTGTTCCGCCGCAGGGGTACCTGCGCGAAGTGCGGGAACTCTGTGACCGCAAGGGAGTTCTTCTGATTGCGGATGAAGTACAGACGGGCATGGGGCGCACCGGTCATTTTTTTGCATGCGAGTCGGAGGGAGTTGTGCCGGACATCATGTGCCTGGCCAAAGCGCTTGGAGGCGGGGTGATGCCGATTGGGGCCTTTATTGCAAGACCGCATCTGTACGATGCTTATAAAGATGCGCCCCTGCTGCATACATCCACATTTGGCGGAAATCCATTGGCCTGTGCTGCGGCAAACGCTGCTCTTGACGTGTTGGTCGAGGAAAGACTGCATGAGGAGGCGGCGGCTAAAGGAGTGTCCTTCATGTCCAGGCTGCACATGCTCGCGGAACAGTATCCGGGGACTGTGGCGGAAGTTCGTGGACGCGGGTTGATGATCGGCATTGAGTTTAGCAGTGAGGAGATTGGAGGACTGGTCATGGCCGATCTGATTGAAAATGGGGTTTTGACCGCATTCGCACTAAACAATCTGCGTGTCACTCGTCTGGAACCACCGCTGACCATTTCCAGTCAGGAGTTGGATCTGGTGGTGGATGCACTGGACAAAGCATTGGAAGGAGGGGCCGCCTGTGCCGTCAGTTGA
- the acsA gene encoding acetate--CoA ligase, whose amino-acid sequence MVEETKELIPVMTSGNNLQNYEEAYASFKWEDAEKEFTWYTTGKVNMAYEAIDRHVDEGRGDKTALLFSDATREESYTFAQMKALSNKFGNVLRSLGIGKGDRVFIFMPRSPELYMSYAGAVKIGAIVGPLFEAFMEAAVKDRLQDAEAVAIVTTPKLKERIPLAELPALKHVILVGSEGELGERELSFEKLMAEASDQLEIEWVDREDGLQLHYTSGSTGKPKGVLHVHNAMIQHLQTGKWVLDLKQDDVYWCTADPGWVTGTVYGMWSPWLNGVTTVIRGGRFSPDDWYQTIEKYRVTVWYSAPTAFRMLMGAGDDLVKKYDLSSLRHVLSVGEPLNAEVVRWGLKVYGKRIHDNWWMTETGGQLISNYPSMEIKPGSMGKPFPGIYAAIVDDQGNELPPYRMGNLAIRAPWPSMMRQIWKNPAKYEEYFRLKPWYISGDSAYKDEDGYFWFQGRVDDVINTSGERVGPFEVESKLVEHPAVAEAGVIGKPDPLRGEIIKAFIALRDGYQPSEELIKDIQEFVKKGLAAHAAPREIEFRDKLPKTRSGKIMRRVLKAWELGLPTGDLSTMED is encoded by the coding sequence ATGGTAGAAGAAACCAAAGAACTTATTCCGGTTATGACATCCGGGAACAATCTTCAGAACTACGAAGAAGCCTATGCATCGTTCAAGTGGGAAGACGCAGAGAAAGAATTCACCTGGTATACAACCGGTAAAGTCAACATGGCTTATGAAGCGATTGACCGTCATGTAGACGAAGGCCGCGGAGACAAGACCGCACTGCTGTTCAGTGACGCAACCCGTGAAGAATCTTATACATTTGCCCAAATGAAAGCACTTTCAAACAAGTTTGGGAATGTGCTTCGTTCTCTCGGCATCGGGAAGGGAGACCGGGTGTTCATCTTCATGCCAAGGAGCCCTGAACTCTACATGTCCTATGCGGGAGCCGTCAAGATCGGCGCCATCGTAGGGCCGTTGTTTGAAGCGTTCATGGAAGCGGCTGTCAAAGACCGCTTGCAGGATGCGGAAGCGGTTGCGATTGTAACGACCCCCAAGCTGAAAGAACGGATTCCGCTGGCGGAACTCCCGGCCCTGAAGCATGTCATCCTCGTCGGATCTGAGGGTGAATTGGGAGAACGGGAACTGAGCTTCGAGAAACTGATGGCGGAAGCTTCCGATCAGTTGGAGATTGAGTGGGTCGACCGGGAGGATGGTTTGCAGCTTCACTACACATCGGGTTCCACAGGCAAACCGAAAGGGGTGCTGCATGTCCACAATGCCATGATCCAGCATTTGCAGACGGGCAAGTGGGTGCTTGACCTGAAGCAGGATGATGTTTACTGGTGTACGGCAGACCCCGGTTGGGTGACCGGAACGGTGTACGGCATGTGGTCCCCTTGGCTGAACGGGGTGACGACGGTGATCCGCGGCGGCCGTTTTTCACCGGACGACTGGTATCAAACTATTGAGAAATACCGGGTGACCGTTTGGTATTCCGCTCCCACCGCCTTCCGCATGCTGATGGGGGCAGGGGACGATTTGGTCAAGAAGTACGATTTGTCCTCTCTTCGCCATGTTCTGTCGGTGGGTGAACCCCTGAATGCGGAAGTGGTCCGTTGGGGACTGAAGGTTTACGGCAAGCGCATTCATGACAACTGGTGGATGACAGAAACCGGCGGCCAGTTGATCAGCAACTACCCGTCGATGGAGATCAAACCCGGCTCAATGGGCAAACCCTTCCCGGGCATCTACGCAGCTATTGTCGATGATCAAGGGAACGAGCTCCCGCCTTACCGGATGGGGAACTTGGCAATTCGCGCTCCCTGGCCGTCGATGATGCGTCAGATTTGGAAGAATCCGGCCAAATATGAGGAATACTTCCGTTTGAAGCCCTGGTATATTTCAGGTGACTCCGCCTACAAGGACGAAGACGGGTACTTCTGGTTCCAGGGCCGTGTGGACGATGTGATCAACACCTCAGGTGAACGGGTCGGTCCCTTCGAAGTGGAAAGCAAACTGGTGGAACATCCTGCAGTTGCGGAAGCAGGAGTCATCGGCAAACCGGATCCGCTCCGCGGGGAAATCATCAAGGCGTTTATTGCACTTCGGGACGGCTATCAGCCTTCCGAAGAATTGATCAAGGACATCCAGGAATTTGTGAAAAAAGGTCTGGCTGCTCATGCGGCACCTCGTGAAATCGAGTTCCGCGACAAACTGCCGAAGACCCGTTCCGGCAAAATCATGCGCCGCGTGCTGAAAGCGTGGGAACTGGGACTGCCAACAGGCGACCTGTCCACAATGGAAGATTAA
- a CDS encoding GNAT family N-acetyltransferase — protein MIHKKTYYSKTLSTPNGVVHIEGPVSPETLASLEFHEGLKAFRPAPQQHAALVEIAGLPEGRIIIARHNQTVVGYVTYVYPDPLERWSEANLDNLLELGAIEVISAFRHGGVAKGLLEVSFMDDAMNDYIVISTEYYWHWDLKGTGLSVWEYKEVMKKIMGSVGMEVYATDDPEITCHPANMLMGRIGSRVPEESIERFHDIRFKNRYLF, from the coding sequence ATGATACACAAGAAAACCTATTACTCAAAGACTTTATCCACTCCGAACGGAGTTGTTCACATAGAAGGACCGGTAAGTCCGGAAACACTCGCTTCGTTGGAATTTCACGAGGGCTTGAAAGCATTTCGCCCCGCCCCCCAGCAGCACGCCGCATTGGTGGAAATAGCCGGGCTGCCGGAGGGCCGAATTATTATCGCCCGTCACAACCAAACGGTTGTAGGTTATGTTACCTATGTCTACCCTGATCCGTTGGAGCGCTGGTCGGAAGCGAATCTGGATAACCTGTTGGAACTGGGGGCCATTGAAGTGATCTCCGCTTTCCGGCACGGCGGTGTTGCCAAGGGGTTGCTTGAGGTATCCTTCATGGACGACGCGATGAACGATTACATCGTGATCTCCACTGAGTACTACTGGCATTGGGATCTGAAAGGAACGGGTCTTTCCGTCTGGGAGTACAAAGAAGTCATGAAGAAGATCATGGGATCTGTGGGAATGGAAGTCTATGCGACAGACGATCCGGAAATTACCTGCCACCCGGCCAATATGTTAATGGGACGGATCGGCAGCCGGGTGCCCGAGGAATCCATTGAACGGTTTCATGACATTCGTTTCAAAAACAGGTATCTGTTTTAG
- a CDS encoding acetoin utilization protein AcuC, protein MNNRVAFIYSESFLNYKFGEEHPFNPKRLQMTVDLIRELRFLRDEQIVQPRHATLEELFRVHDPDFVHAVQHASTLAVDADPSAIGFGLGTEDTPIFPNMHEATSLIVGGTVLAAELVMSGTVDHALNLAGGLHHSRRKEASGFCVYNDIGAAIAYIKDRYNARVLYLDTDAHHGDGVQWMFYDDPDVLTISFHETGKYLYPGTGDIEERGDGRGYGYSLNIPLEPFTEDDSLLASLNSVLPHVFHKFKPDVVISQNGCDAHQYDPLTHLSATTRIYREIPKLVHELAHEVCDGRWVAVGGGGYDIWRVVPRAWTMLWAELSGQKLPDEVPQAWLDRWQSEAPVKLPGKFLDPIDLFPAIPRRAEIEEKNRITVRRAMLGTPFLL, encoded by the coding sequence ATGAATAACCGGGTAGCGTTCATATACAGTGAATCGTTTTTGAATTACAAATTTGGGGAGGAGCATCCCTTCAATCCCAAGCGCCTGCAGATGACAGTGGATCTGATCAGGGAACTCCGCTTTCTGCGGGATGAACAGATTGTTCAGCCCCGGCATGCCACGCTGGAAGAGTTGTTCCGGGTACACGACCCTGATTTTGTCCATGCCGTTCAGCATGCCTCCACCCTCGCGGTCGACGCCGATCCCTCCGCCATCGGGTTTGGACTGGGGACGGAAGATACACCGATTTTTCCGAATATGCACGAAGCCACCAGTCTGATTGTCGGGGGAACGGTTCTGGCAGCCGAACTGGTGATGTCTGGAACTGTGGACCATGCCTTGAACCTGGCGGGCGGCCTGCATCATTCCCGCCGCAAGGAAGCATCCGGCTTCTGCGTGTACAATGATATCGGAGCCGCTATCGCTTACATAAAAGACCGTTACAACGCACGAGTCCTTTATCTTGACACCGACGCCCACCACGGCGACGGTGTCCAGTGGATGTTCTACGATGACCCCGATGTTCTGACCATCTCCTTTCACGAAACAGGCAAGTACCTGTATCCGGGAACAGGTGACATTGAAGAACGCGGAGATGGCAGAGGATACGGATATTCGCTCAATATTCCGCTGGAACCTTTCACAGAAGACGATTCCTTGTTGGCTAGCCTGAATTCGGTGCTGCCCCATGTTTTTCACAAATTCAAACCGGATGTGGTGATCTCACAAAACGGCTGTGATGCCCATCAATACGATCCACTGACCCACCTGTCCGCGACTACTCGCATTTATCGGGAAATTCCCAAACTGGTTCATGAACTGGCGCATGAGGTTTGTGACGGGAGATGGGTGGCTGTCGGTGGCGGAGGATACGATATCTGGCGCGTGGTCCCACGGGCCTGGACGATGTTGTGGGCGGAATTGTCAGGTCAAAAGCTGCCCGATGAAGTGCCACAGGCCTGGCTGGACAGATGGCAATCCGAAGCGCCCGTGAAGCTGCCGGGCAAGTTTCTGGATCCCATCGACCTGTTCCCGGCAATCCCGCGGCGAGCCGAAATTGAGGAAAAGAACCGGATTACGGTCAGACGGGCCATGTTGGGAACCCCTTTTCTGCTATAA
- a CDS encoding acetoin utilization AcuB family protein, whose amino-acid sequence MLVEQAMTTDVICVTPETPIEEALAITTVNRIRHLPVVKDGELVGIISDRDLRNAMPSCLIEEECEVLKDTPVGSIMKTNVTTAHPLDFVEDAANILYQKRIGCLPVVSCGKVVGIITERDILHTLVEMMGVSSPTSRVEVQVPDRPGMLAEVADILRARQMNAASVMVFPSPTPGQKTIVLRLKTMDPRRFISDVENAGYKVVQPPALG is encoded by the coding sequence ATGTTAGTGGAACAAGCCATGACAACGGATGTGATCTGTGTAACGCCGGAAACTCCCATCGAGGAGGCACTGGCCATCACTACCGTTAACCGGATCCGGCATCTTCCCGTCGTGAAGGACGGGGAATTGGTGGGGATCATTTCGGACAGGGATCTTCGCAACGCCATGCCGTCCTGCCTGATTGAAGAAGAATGTGAGGTTCTCAAAGACACTCCCGTCGGATCCATCATGAAAACCAACGTAACAACCGCACATCCGCTTGACTTCGTGGAAGACGCCGCCAATATCCTGTATCAAAAAAGGATCGGGTGCTTGCCGGTTGTCTCCTGCGGCAAAGTGGTGGGAATCATCACCGAACGGGACATTCTTCACACCCTGGTGGAAATGATGGGGGTTTCTTCACCTACTTCCCGGGTGGAGGTTCAGGTTCCCGACCGTCCCGGCATGCTGGCGGAAGTGGCCGATATCCTTCGTGCCCGCCAGATGAACGCGGCTAGCGTAATGGTATTCCCAAGCCCCACTCCCGGGCAGAAAACCATCGTGCTGCGTCTGAAGACCATGGATCCACGCCGTTTTATCAGCGATGTCGAAAATGCGGGTTACAAGGTCGTTCAACCACCCGCCCTCGGTTAG
- a CDS encoding type II toxin-antitoxin system RatA family toxin, whose amino-acid sequence MPSVEIRETIRGRPEEVYELIRDMESYPRFMPSLNEVKVLERGDNWTITSWDTTLNGMSFKWRERDVFDHAGNRIRYEQVEGDLKKFEGEWIVEQEGEYTRVTLTVDFEFGVPMLSALLNPVAKVKLRQNGESMLKAIKHKFENGAV is encoded by the coding sequence GTGCCGTCAGTTGAGATTCGGGAAACGATTCGGGGAAGGCCGGAAGAAGTGTATGAACTGATCAGGGATATGGAATCGTATCCACGCTTTATGCCTTCATTGAATGAAGTGAAGGTTCTGGAACGCGGCGACAACTGGACGATCACCTCTTGGGACACCACCCTGAACGGCATGTCGTTTAAATGGCGGGAAAGGGATGTATTCGATCACGCCGGCAACCGGATCCGGTATGAGCAGGTGGAAGGGGATCTGAAGAAGTTTGAGGGAGAATGGATCGTCGAACAGGAAGGAGAGTATACCCGGGTGACCCTGACGGTGGATTTTGAATTCGGGGTTCCCATGCTGTCGGCGTTATTGAATCCGGTAGCGAAAGTAAAGCTCCGGCAAAACGGGGAATCCATGCTGAAAGCGATTAAACACAAATTTGAAAACGGTGCGGTTTAA
- a CDS encoding cbb3-type cytochrome c oxidase subunit I codes for MSAVAIRPYTTAKIFIYTSIVWLLLGMILALLVAIKSIHPDFLTYNRWLQEYFTYGRLRPLHTNTVLFGFLSPAYFAMWFYIIPVLCKTSLYSERLGVFTAWAWSAVYAVGMVMLFMGRQVPVEYSEMPLVIDIPIIILVALMSYNLIRTILNRKERILYVTLWYFLGTMVWLPGIYIVGNIPGAYVSGIAQTSIAYTWVHNIIGIWFTPAGVGTIYYLMPKLTGNPLYSHKLSLIGFWTIIAFYIWNGPHHLVNGPIPLWLMKAGIIPSILLIIPVWTVLANVIGTMKGAWYKVAENLELKFMLTGALFYFLSCIQGPFQSLMGPNAVLHFTYWTVGHAHMPLFAGFGLVAFAGIYYALPRIIGRQIYSRALMNWHYWLSVVGFLIFAFAMWLAGVLQGFGWMDGNQVGAAFVRIVESLHIYLIARAIGGTFMFLGAITFAWNIYKTATAGKQIPVEDPLPAL; via the coding sequence ATGTCTGCTGTCGCAATCCGGCCCTATACCACAGCCAAGATCTTCATCTACACCTCCATCGTTTGGTTGCTGCTGGGGATGATTTTGGCGTTACTGGTTGCAATCAAATCCATCCACCCGGATTTTCTGACCTATAACCGCTGGCTGCAGGAATATTTCACGTACGGACGTTTGCGGCCGCTCCACACAAATACCGTCTTGTTCGGATTTCTGAGTCCCGCCTATTTCGCCATGTGGTTCTACATTATTCCCGTATTGTGCAAAACCTCTTTATACAGCGAACGTTTGGGCGTCTTCACCGCCTGGGCCTGGAGCGCCGTGTATGCCGTCGGCATGGTCATGCTGTTCATGGGACGCCAAGTGCCGGTCGAATACTCGGAAATGCCTCTGGTCATCGACATTCCGATCATCATCCTGGTCGCTTTAATGTCTTATAATCTGATCCGCACCATCCTCAACCGGAAAGAGCGGATTTTGTATGTGACTCTCTGGTATTTTCTCGGCACTATGGTTTGGCTTCCCGGTATCTATATCGTCGGCAATATTCCAGGGGCCTATGTTTCGGGAATTGCCCAAACGTCCATCGCCTACACATGGGTGCACAATATCATCGGAATCTGGTTTACTCCGGCTGGGGTCGGCACCATCTATTACCTGATGCCAAAACTCACGGGCAACCCCCTCTATAGCCACAAATTGTCCCTGATCGGATTCTGGACGATCATTGCCTTTTACATCTGGAACGGGCCCCATCATCTGGTCAACGGCCCCATACCGCTCTGGTTGATGAAAGCAGGCATCATTCCGAGCATCTTGTTGATCATTCCGGTTTGGACTGTTCTTGCCAATGTCATTGGCACCATGAAGGGAGCATGGTATAAGGTCGCTGAAAACCTGGAGCTCAAATTCATGCTGACCGGTGCGTTGTTCTATTTCCTGTCCTGCATCCAGGGTCCCTTTCAATCCTTGATGGGTCCCAATGCGGTTCTGCATTTTACTTACTGGACCGTGGGCCATGCCCACATGCCGTTGTTTGCCGGGTTCGGCCTGGTGGCGTTTGCGGGCATCTATTATGCTCTGCCGCGGATTATTGGGCGTCAGATTTACAGCCGGGCCCTGATGAACTGGCACTACTGGCTGTCCGTGGTCGGGTTCCTGATCTTCGCTTTTGCCATGTGGTTGGCGGGCGTCCTCCAGGGATTCGGATGGATGGACGGCAATCAGGTGGGAGCCGCCTTTGTCAGGATCGTCGAATCGCTGCACATATACCTGATTGCCAGGGCAATTGGCGGCACATTCATGTTCCTTGGAGCCATCACATTCGCTTGGAACATTTATAAAACCGCTACCGCTGGCAAACAGATTCCGGTGGAAGACCCGTTGCCTGCCCTGTGA
- a CDS encoding spore germination protein: MPTEIATEEKRQYLESNLDSNVEYLNRLLGVKESFDMICRRLRYAGKAFALYFVDGFAKDDIMNRLMDHLADLNQGALSVREIQRLLQTHIAYLEVETVKEVGQIVDAVLSGPLVLLIDGETEAIVIDARTYPARGPAEPDTERVVRGARDGFTETFVFNTALTRRRIRDPRLRFEYIRVGARSKTDMCLAYIKDVANPDLVNILREELKKVEIDGLPMAEKTVEELVFKQNWNPYPMIRYTERPDVAAVHLLEGHVLIYVDTSPSVIITPTTFFHHVQHAEEYRQKPVVGAYLRWIRLLAILGSIVVPPLWLAFVLSPGLVPEAFGFVIPENLGRFHLFWQLLIAELGIDVLRMAAIHTPSPVATAMGLVAAVILGEIAVDVGFFIKEVVLYIAIAAVGNYATPSYEFALANRLVRLGLLVITSVFSLFGFGLLGLVSGLVLWFVMLARTRSLETPYLWPLLPFNGKALVHVLMRTPILWNKKRPEVLNPLDRTSR; encoded by the coding sequence ATGCCGACTGAGATCGCAACGGAAGAGAAACGGCAGTACCTTGAGTCCAATCTGGACTCCAACGTGGAATATCTGAACCGTCTGTTGGGGGTAAAGGAAAGCTTTGACATGATTTGCCGGCGCTTGCGGTATGCCGGGAAAGCCTTTGCTTTGTATTTTGTTGACGGCTTTGCGAAAGACGATATTATGAACCGCCTGATGGATCATCTCGCGGATCTCAACCAGGGTGCCCTGTCGGTGCGGGAAATTCAACGACTGCTGCAAACCCACATTGCGTATCTGGAAGTGGAAACGGTCAAGGAGGTTGGGCAGATTGTCGATGCAGTGCTTTCGGGTCCACTGGTGCTCTTGATAGATGGCGAAACGGAAGCAATTGTAATCGATGCCCGCACCTATCCCGCGAGGGGGCCAGCCGAACCTGACACGGAAAGGGTGGTAAGAGGGGCACGGGATGGTTTCACCGAGACGTTTGTTTTCAATACGGCTCTGACCAGGCGACGAATCCGTGACCCGAGGCTTCGTTTTGAATATATCCGCGTGGGCGCCCGGTCCAAGACCGATATGTGTCTGGCCTACATCAAGGATGTGGCCAATCCCGATCTGGTCAACATACTGCGGGAAGAATTAAAAAAGGTTGAGATTGACGGGCTGCCGATGGCGGAAAAGACAGTGGAAGAGCTCGTGTTCAAGCAGAACTGGAACCCTTATCCGATGATCCGCTATACGGAGCGTCCGGATGTAGCCGCCGTTCATCTGCTGGAAGGACATGTGCTTATCTATGTGGACACATCCCCTTCCGTCATCATTACTCCGACTACATTTTTCCACCATGTTCAGCATGCGGAGGAATACCGGCAGAAACCGGTGGTGGGCGCTTATTTGCGCTGGATCCGGCTGCTGGCCATTCTTGGTTCCATTGTCGTGCCGCCGCTTTGGCTGGCGTTTGTCCTGAGCCCGGGCCTTGTACCGGAAGCTTTTGGGTTTGTAATCCCGGAAAATTTGGGGAGGTTTCATCTGTTTTGGCAGCTGCTGATTGCGGAACTTGGCATCGACGTGCTTAGAATGGCGGCCATCCATACTCCGTCACCTGTTGCCACCGCCATGGGACTTGTGGCAGCTGTCATTTTGGGCGAGATTGCAGTGGATGTGGGTTTCTTCATCAAAGAAGTGGTCCTCTACATCGCGATTGCAGCGGTAGGAAATTACGCGACCCCAAGTTATGAGTTTGCTCTTGCCAACCGTCTGGTGCGACTGGGGCTGCTGGTGATTACCTCTGTCTTTAGCCTGTTCGGTTTCGGACTGCTTGGCTTGGTCTCGGGTCTTGTTCTCTGGTTTGTAATGCTGGCGAGGACCCGATCGCTGGAAACCCCTTATCTTTGGCCGCTGCTGCCTTTTAATGGCAAGGCGCTTGTGCATGTTCTCATGCGCACACCCATTCTCTGGAACAAGAAGCGTCCAGAGGTTCTCAATCCGTTGGACCGGACAAGCAGGTAG